A section of the Oryza sativa Japonica Group chromosome 1, ASM3414082v1 genome encodes:
- the LOC9271003 gene encoding uncharacterized protein isoform X2 has translation MSEAVDEQISAGKQAKHKHWWTRNRKWMIMACVPHVVRGDRPRGFDCGIKLKIPPRATRLAVHRSIAPRRKTIDDHPYFVASTDHHGRLLLCASQGPEPEPPVLDAFYRGPLGVHHGFPMAYFICDTRTRRCTRLPDRRLPILHPGNVCLVGTASGGFIVTDLHPTPGDQQAILFMYNSASGVWKDRVVNYPPRDRPWGGNGVVVHQMMIWWVDLSYGLLADLAFDQLRRVVPGIHHDLRFIPLPDGCELPPGTADLDKCRCVGLRRDDLRYVQIHKRDGDPAVSMWTLDQLAGTWSFDCEASFKAIWNDEGYRATKLPPEVPTVALIHPEHPGEVAYFFLHSRVFGVDLRACSVLECEFFAMLNPPMRYHSSRFVRAWRLPVSNSGYDD, from the exons atGTCCGAGGCGGTAGATGAACAGATATCGGCGGGGAAGCAGGCGAAGCACAAGCACTGGTGGACGAGGAACCGGAAATGGATGATCATGGCTTGCGTGCCGCACGTCGTCCGCGGCGACCGTCCGCGGGGCTTTGATTGCGGGATCAAGCTGAAAATTCCTCCGCGCGCCACCCGACTCGCCGTGCACCGGAgcatcgcgccgcgccgcaagACCATCGACGACCACCCCTACTTCGTCGCCAGCACCGATCAccatggccgcctcctcctaTGCGCCAGCCAGGGGCCCGAACCGGAGCCTCCCGTCCTCGACGCCTTCTACCGTGGGCCGCTCGGCGTGCACCACGGCTTCCCCATGGCGTACTTCATCTGCGACACGCGCACCCGGAGGTGCACCCGCCTCCccgaccgccgcctccccatCCTCCACCCCGGGAACGTTTGCCTCGTCGGCACTGCGAGCGGCGGGTTCATCGTCACCGATCTCCACCCTACGCCCGGGGACCAACAGGCTATCCTGTTCATGTACAACTCGGCTTCTGGAGTCTGGAAGGACCGTGTGGTCAACTACCCTCCGCGCGATCGTCCCTGGGGCGGCAACGGCGTCGTCGTGCACCAGATGATGATCTGGTGGGTGGATCTCTCCTACGGCCTCCTCGCGGACctcgccttcgaccaactccgCCGCGTCGTCCCCGGCATCCATCACGATCTGCGCTTCATCCCGCTCCCCGATGGCTGCGAGCTTCCACCGGGCACGGCGGACCTCGACAAGTGCCGCTGCGTGGGGCTGAGGCGCGACGATCTGCGTTACGTGCAGATCCACAAGCGCGACGGCGACCCGGCGGTCAGCATGTGGACGCTCGATCAGCTTGCCGGGACTTGGAGCTTCGACTGCGAGGCGAGCTTCAAGGCGATCTGGAACGACGAGGGCTACAGGGCGACCAAGCTGCCGCCGGAGGTCCCCACGGTGGCGCTCATCCACCCGGAGCACCCCGGCGAGGTGGCCTACTTCTTCCTGCACTCGCGGGTGTTCGGCGTCGACCTGCGCGCGTGCAGTGTCCTGGAGTGCGAGTTCTTCGCGATGCTGAATCCGCCGATGCGTTACCACTCGTCCCGATTCGTGCGTGCCTGGCGTCTCCCAGTCTCAAATTCTG GTTATGACGATTAA
- the LOC112937649 gene encoding uncharacterized protein: MAYSMLSKLELGADNPRICVRVSRLWEFANPNDETQLLHLGLVLIDQEGTSIAAQIYPPCDLQFREIITEGKVYYLEYYRVREWSRRYRPVNNSLSICFTRWTKVEQVADPAADFPLYTYSLTPYGGLRQRVDRKEEFTDVIGIITEVTSVTTVQTRIRDGDSLKRSIYIRDTNDTILNVALWGERATSFPVDEVVAAGQKEPQIAIFVGTLVRGYGDISLSGNSACKWYINVNTPEVNSFKESIQGKYEPIKMIELPAVGAVRTGAEQKSIAQIKDLNPFMFRKNEFMVTVVIKKIDTESSWWYPACDTCKRTAKPYGKSYRCGNTSCPAVVSASPRIKLSLIAGDDTGDTKFVLFGRTAQRIIGRPVEMLIQNNPAGIEFIPKEITDLLEKEFTWNVAFTENTLSSSTVSFQVNLIVRGPDNPCSSALQSPSASQASSAVPSQALSPGLSHGLSIGQCSAAADPSIGFADPTAGIDSPLAASIKHKKPETEYQSKPPAELPQDEAEDDDNLPLSQIVADDATKHSTSKSYKKRARPSPGIGAAKKLFKDNGDGVADGSGDNNA; this comes from the exons ATGGCCTACAGCATGCTCTCTAAGCTTGAGTTAGGTGCTGACAACCCACGCATCTGTGTTCGTGTTTCAAGGCTATGGGAGTTCGCTAATCCAAATGATGAGACACAATTGCTCCACCTTGGTTTGGTTTTGATTGATCAGGAG GGCACTAGCATTGCAGCACAGATATACCCTCCCTGCGATCTGCAGTTCAGAGAAATCATCACTGAAGGCAAAGTGTACTATCTTGAGTACTACCGTGTGAGGGAATGGAGCAGGCGATACAGGCCAGTCAACAACAGCCTGTCAATTTGTTTTACAAGGTGGACTAAAGTTGAACAGGTTGCAGATCCGGCAGCTGATTTCCCTTTGTACACTTACTCACTCACACCATATGGTGGACTCCGTCAGCGTGTCGATAGGAAAGAAGAATTCACAG ATGTCATTGGCATTATTACTGAGGTAACATCTGTTACGACAGTTCAGACGCGCATCCGAGATGGTGATAGCCTGAAGAGAAGCATTTACATACGTGATACTAA CGATACAATCTTAAATGTGGCGCTATGGGGAGAACGTGCTACAAGCTTTCCTGTCGATGAAGTGGTTGCTGCTGGTCAGAAAGAACCACAGATAGCGATATTTGTGGGCACTCTTGTGAGGGGCTATG GCGACATATCTCTATCAGGCAACTCAGCTTGCAAATGGTACATTAATGTGAACACTCCTGAGGTCAACTCCTTCAAAGAAAG CATACAGGGAAaatatgaacctatcaaaatGATTGAGCTCCCAGCTGTTGGAGCTGTTCGTACTGGCGCCGAACAAAAGTCAATTGCCCAGATCAAGGACCTCAACCCTTTTATGTTTAGG AAAAATGAATTCATGGTTACTGTCGTCATTAAGAAGATCGACACAGAATCATCCTGGTGGTACCCTGCATGTGATACCTGCAAAAGAACAGCAAAACCATATGGAAAGTCATACAGGTGTGGCAATACATCCTGCCCTGCTGTGGTGTCAGCATCACCTAG GATCAAACTCAGCCTCATTGCAGGAGACGACACAGGTGACACTAAGTTTGTGCTCTTTGGGCGCACAGCACAACGCATTATCGGTCGACCAGTCGAGATGCTGATACAGAACAACCCTGCTGGCATTGAGTTCATACCAAAGGAAATTACAGATCTTCTTGAGAAGGAGTTTACTTGGAATGTTGCCTTCACTGAAAACACCCTGTCTTCCAGCACTGTTTCGTTCCAAGTGAATTTGATCGTTCGAGGTCCTGACAATCCCTGTTCTTCAGCCTTGCAATCCCCATCTGCATCTCAGGCATCGTCTGCAGTGCCTTCTCAGGCTTTATCACCAGGGCTATCACATGGTCTCTCTATTGGGCAGTGTTCGGCAGCGGCTGATCCATCTATTGGATTTGCTGATCCAACAGCTGGAATAGACAGCCCATTAGCCGCTTCAATCAAGCACAAGAAACCGGAGACTGAGTATCAGTCAAAACCTCCAGCTGAGCTTCCTCAGGACGAAGCAGAG GATGATGACAACCTTCCACTAAGCCAGATAGTTGCTGACGATGCTACTAAACATAGCACGTCCAAGTCCTACAAGAAAAG GGCTAGGCCATCTCCCGGTATAGGAGCTGCTAAGAAGTTGTTCAAGGATAATGGTGATGGTGTTGCTGATGGCAG CGGAGACAACAATGCCTGA
- the LOC9271003 gene encoding uncharacterized protein isoform X1, translated as MSEAVDEQISAGKQAKHKHWWTRNRKWMIMACVPHVVRGDRPRGFDCGIKLKIPPRATRLAVHRSIAPRRKTIDDHPYFVASTDHHGRLLLCASQGPEPEPPVLDAFYRGPLGVHHGFPMAYFICDTRTRRCTRLPDRRLPILHPGNVCLVGTASGGFIVTDLHPTPGDQQAILFMYNSASGVWKDRVVNYPPRDRPWGGNGVVVHQMMIWWVDLSYGLLADLAFDQLRRVVPGIHHDLRFIPLPDGCELPPGTADLDKCRCVGLRRDDLRYVQIHKRDGDPAVSMWTLDQLAGTWSFDCEASFKAIWNDEGYRATKLPPEVPTVALIHPEHPGEVAYFFLHSRVFGVDLRACSVLECEFFAMLNPPMRYHSSRFVRAWRLPVSNSASNNQKKGTYAPSERGIRAS; from the exons atGTCCGAGGCGGTAGATGAACAGATATCGGCGGGGAAGCAGGCGAAGCACAAGCACTGGTGGACGAGGAACCGGAAATGGATGATCATGGCTTGCGTGCCGCACGTCGTCCGCGGCGACCGTCCGCGGGGCTTTGATTGCGGGATCAAGCTGAAAATTCCTCCGCGCGCCACCCGACTCGCCGTGCACCGGAgcatcgcgccgcgccgcaagACCATCGACGACCACCCCTACTTCGTCGCCAGCACCGATCAccatggccgcctcctcctaTGCGCCAGCCAGGGGCCCGAACCGGAGCCTCCCGTCCTCGACGCCTTCTACCGTGGGCCGCTCGGCGTGCACCACGGCTTCCCCATGGCGTACTTCATCTGCGACACGCGCACCCGGAGGTGCACCCGCCTCCccgaccgccgcctccccatCCTCCACCCCGGGAACGTTTGCCTCGTCGGCACTGCGAGCGGCGGGTTCATCGTCACCGATCTCCACCCTACGCCCGGGGACCAACAGGCTATCCTGTTCATGTACAACTCGGCTTCTGGAGTCTGGAAGGACCGTGTGGTCAACTACCCTCCGCGCGATCGTCCCTGGGGCGGCAACGGCGTCGTCGTGCACCAGATGATGATCTGGTGGGTGGATCTCTCCTACGGCCTCCTCGCGGACctcgccttcgaccaactccgCCGCGTCGTCCCCGGCATCCATCACGATCTGCGCTTCATCCCGCTCCCCGATGGCTGCGAGCTTCCACCGGGCACGGCGGACCTCGACAAGTGCCGCTGCGTGGGGCTGAGGCGCGACGATCTGCGTTACGTGCAGATCCACAAGCGCGACGGCGACCCGGCGGTCAGCATGTGGACGCTCGATCAGCTTGCCGGGACTTGGAGCTTCGACTGCGAGGCGAGCTTCAAGGCGATCTGGAACGACGAGGGCTACAGGGCGACCAAGCTGCCGCCGGAGGTCCCCACGGTGGCGCTCATCCACCCGGAGCACCCCGGCGAGGTGGCCTACTTCTTCCTGCACTCGCGGGTGTTCGGCGTCGACCTGCGCGCGTGCAGTGTCCTGGAGTGCGAGTTCTTCGCGATGCTGAATCCGCCGATGCGTTACCACTCGTCCCGATTCGTGCGTGCCTGGCGTCTCCCAGTCTCAAATTCTG CTTCTAACAATCAGAAAAAAGGTACTTACGCGCCCAGCGAACGAGGGATCCGCGCGTCTTAA